AAGGTGCGGTTGCTCTCGCTCTCGCGCACTCCCGGTGGCCGCGCGGAGAGCAGAATGGTTGCCCGCGAACGATTCTCGGTGACCCATCGCAGGTGCGCGCGCACCCCTTCGGTCACCCCGGTGCGCGCGTCGACGCTCTCCCCGACCGCCGCCCAGAACCGGTGTTGGTAGTCGACCAGCGCGTGCGCCCACACCTGGCGGTACAGGTCCGCCTTGTCCGGGAAGTGGTGGTACAGCGCGCCGACGCTGGCCCCGGCCGCCTCCCGGATCCGCGCCAGCGTGGCGTCGAGCGCGCCGTGCTCGGCGAATTCGCGCTCGGCCGCCAGCAGCAGCCGATCTCGAATCTTCATATCCAGAATCTAGTTCTGTTTTCCGGGTGTGGCAAGAGAAGGAACCGCGGCGCGTGGTGGCGGATGGGCTGAGGCGGCGCGGTGGGGTAAGACGGAGAGGTGGCCAGATGGCTGTTGCACGTCGATCTCGACCAGTTCCAGGCGGCGGTGGAGTTCCGGCGCCACCCGGAACTGCGCGGCCGTCCGGTGATCGTCGGTGGCAACGGTGACCCGCAGGAACCGCGCAAGGTCGTCACCTGCGCGTCCTATCCGGCACGGGCGTACGGGGTGCGGGCGGGCATGCCGTTGCGCGCGGCGGCCCGCAAGTGCCCCGACGGCGTGTTCCTCCCGTTGGACATGGCCGCCTACGAGGAGGCCTCCGACGAGGTGATGGCGGTGCTGCGCACGTTTCCGGGCACCGTGGAGGTGTGGGGTTGGGACGAGGCGTTCCTGGCCGCCGACACCGACGACCCGGAACTGCTGGCCCGCGAGATCCGCGGCGCGATCGCGGAGCTGGATCTGGGCTGCGCGATCGGTATCGGCGACAACAAGCTCACCGCCAAGCTGGCCACCGGCTTCGCCAAGTCGGCGGGTAAATCCTCCGCCGCACCCGTCGACGACCCCGGCGCGGCCACCGGCACCTTCCGGCTCACCGCCGCGAACTGGACCGAGGTCATGGGCCACCGCCCCACCGCCGCGCTGTGGGGCATCGGCAACCGCATCGCGGCCCGGCTGGCCGGCCTGGGCATCGAGACCGTCGCCGACCTGATGGCCGCCGACCGGCACCGGCTGGCCGCCGAGTTCGGGCCGAGCACCGGCCCGTACCTGTGGGTGCTCGGGCACGGCAGAGGCGACACCGAGGTCAGCAGCGAACCACGAGTGCCGGTGGGCCGCAGCCGATCCGAGACCTTCCCCCGCGACCTCACCGACCCCGCGGAGATCAGGGCGCAGGTCGCGCGGATCGCCACCGCGGTCGCCGAGGAGATGGCCGAGGCCGGACGGATCACCGTCCGGGTCTCGGTCACGGTGCGGACCAAGACCTTCTTCACCCGCAGCAAGCAGACGAAGCTACCCGAACCGACCGCCGACGTCGCCACCATCACCGAGGCGGCGTTGCGGGTGATCGACCGGTTCGAGCTCGACCGCCCGGTCCGATTGCTCGGCGTGCGACTGGAATTCGCGCCCTGAACCCGGTGCTGGTCAGCGGCGCTGCAACCAGACCGAGGCCAGCGGATACGGCAGGATCACCGGCGTATCGGCGACGTTCACCGTCCCGGTCCACATGCCCTGGCGCGGATCGATGTCGCGCAGTGCGAGCCCGAGCGGCACGCCATCGAACACGACGTAGGTCTCGTCCGGGCCCACCGGCCGCTGTCGCCCGCCGAGCGCGAAGGCCGGGCAGGCCAGCCGGACGGACGTGCCGTTGTCCGCGACCTGCAGGTCGCAGCCTTCGAGCGGGGTGGGCAACACGTTCGACGGGCCGCGCCCGATCCGGTAGTCACCGGCCGGGATCACCCCGTTGCGCGGGAACTCGGGGTCGTCGGCGTGGGCAACAGCGGGGGCCGCGCACAAGGCCGCGCCGATCAGCGCGGCGGTCGCGGCGAGCCTGCGCAGTGTCATCGTGGCTCTCCTGTCGTTCGAATTGTCCACCTGCACGGTAACTGCCGCGGAGCGCGAACCGCCCGTGACGGGGCCGATGGCCCGGCATCGCCCCCGGCCGCCCGGCTCGGCTCGTATGCTCGACCGCATGGAATTCCGCGCGATGGTGGCACACGAATCGGACAGCGGGATCGTGCTGACCCGGCAGGAACTCGACGAGAATTTCCTCGGCCAGGGTGCGGTCACGATCAAGGTGCACTTCTCGAGCGCCAATTACAAGGACGCACTGGCCATCACCCCGGGCGGTGGCGTCGTGCGCAAGTACCCGATCATCCCGGGCATCGACCTCACCGGCGAAGTCGTCTCCTCCGACAGCGCGGAGTTCGCGCCGGGCGACCAGGTCGTCGCACACGGCTACGACATCGGTGTGGCCCACCACGGCGGCTTCGCCGAGTACGCCAGGGTGCCCGCCGAGTGGGTGGTGAAACTCGACGGGCTCAGCACCCGCGACGCCGCCGCCATCGGCACCGCGGGCTTCACCGCCGCCCTCAGCGTCCAGGCCCTGCTCGACCGCGGCCTCACCCCCGACGACGGCGCCATCCTGGTCACCGGCGCGACCGGCGGCGTCGGCAGCGTCGCCGTCGACATCCTGTCCGGACTCGGCTTCGAGGTCATCGCCTCCACCGGCAAGACCGACGCGGGCGACCTGCTGTCGGAGATCGGCGCCAACGAGGTCATCGGCCGCCTGCCCGAAGACCCGGACGCCAAGCTGCGCCCGCTGTCCAAGGCCCGCTGGGCCGGCGCGGTCGACAGCGTCGGCGGCCGCTCGCTCGCCTACATCCTCAGCAGCATCGGATACGGCGGCACCGTCGCGGCCAGCGGCCTCACCGGCGGCCCCGAGCTCCCCGCCACCGTCATGCCGTTCATCCTGCGCGGTGTCGCCCTCATCGGCATCGACTCGGTGGCGTACCCCATCGAGAAACGCCGGGCCCTCTGGTCCCGCCTCACCACCGATTTCCGCCCCCGCCACCTCACCCAGCTGGAGAACCACGCCCCGGTGACGGACGCGGAGCGGGTCCTGCACGCGATCAAGAACGGCACCCACTCCGGCCGCACGGTGCTCGGCGTCGCGGGCGAATTCTGAGCATCGACGGTCGAATCCCCCCCGGGACATCACGGGGGATTCTCGTTCAGCCCCGGTCGAATTCCCCCGCGCGCACTCCGGCGAGAAAGGCGCGCCATTCACTCGCGGTGAAGGTCAGGGCCGGCCCGGTGGGGTTCTTGGAGTGACGGACACCGACCGCGCCGTCCTCGAGGAACGCCACCTCGACGCACTCCGTCGACTGACTGAATGTGCTCTTGAACCACTGGGCGGGGCTAGGTTTTCCGTTCACGCCAGATACTCCTTGGCCATTCTCCGCAGCAACGTTCTGCTGCCTGCTTCGTCCAGCGCCGTCTTGTGCCGGATACCGCGCTGCGGCAATCTCTTCCGGTGCGCGTTCGTAGATCTCGCACAGCTGTTGAACAACGCCGAGTCGTACCTTGTTCGCCTGTCCTTTCTCCAGTCGGTGCAGCGTGGTCGTGCCGATGTCGACCAGCCGCGCGGCTTGGGCCAAGCTCAGCCCTACTTCGTCTCGGTAGCGGTGCAGGAGGCGCCCCAGTTGGCGGCGGGGCAGGGTGCTGTCGTCGTCGGCCATCGATCGTTTCCCCTCGTGGGCGGAACGGTGGACAGCAGGGAGCGGGAGACAGTGTGGCACGGACGGGGAACACGACAAGGGCGAATGCGCGAGATTCCCGGGTGATCCGCTCGGCGGACGCGGTGGGGGCCGCGCGATGGTGTCCTGGTGTCGGCCGGTATCCGGTGTGCAGGGAGCTGATTCGCCCGCGACGTGTGACGCCGAACACGTCCGCGGGGGGAATGCCGGATGCCGCGCCATCTGCGAAAACCACCCATCACCAGGAGGAGGCGCCGATGCGTCCGGCATTCGAACCATGTGGCACACGCAACAAACCGGCTCGGCGCCCCGAGCACGCGCTCCATCAACGTTTTCCGCGCCGGATCGGTGGCACCCCGATCACGGGAAAATCGGACCCGCTCCCCGCCGAGGTGGTGGCGCGCTTCGCGGTGGCGATGCGCGGGTGGGTGTGCGAGGGGTCCGGGACAGCTTCCCGGTGCCGGGATGTCGCGTCTCCCGGCACCGGGGAGAACCAGTGAGAGGAGGGCTCGGATGCGCCGGAACCCGTTGCGCACCACGGAGACGAGAACGGGGAAGGTGGCGGTCTGGCAGATCGTCGATCGCAATGTGCGGGTGGTGCGGCTGCGGGTGGCCGCCGACGCCACCCCCGCCTACCTGTATCCACGGACTCCGCTGCCCGCGGTGCAGCCGGGCACCGTCGTGTTCGACAATGCCCGGCTGCCGGATCTCGCGCAGGTCAGGGAGTGGTTCCCGCGGCACGAAGACCTCTGGAACGCCGTGCGCGACGATTACTGGTCGGCCCTGCTCGAACAGGTCGAGGTGCGCCGGGCCCACGGGTGACCCGGCGCACCGCTCACGCCGCCAGCTCGACCGGGTCCGCGAATTGGGTGCGGTACAGCTGCGCGTACCGGCCGTCGGCGGCGAGCAGTTCGGTGTGCGTGCCCTGTTCGACGATCCGGCCGTGCTCGAGCACCACGATCTTGTCGGCGGCGCGGATGGTCGAGAGCCGGTGCGCGATCACCAGCGCCGTGCGACCGTCCAGTGCCTCGGTCAGCGCTTCCTGTACGGCGGCCTCGGAGGTGGAGTCCAGCGAGGCGGTGGCCTCGTCGAGGATCACCAGGCGCGGCTGCTTGAGCAGCAGGCGCGCGATGGTCAAGCGCTGGCGCTCGCCCCCGGAGAGCCGGTAGCCGCGCTCGCCGACCACGGTGTCGAGCCCGTCGGCCAGCGACTCCACCAGGTCGGCCAAGCGGGCCCGGCGCAGCGCGTCCCACAGCTCTGCCTCGTCGGCCTCGGGCCGCGCCAGCAGCAGGTTGGCCCGGATGGTGTCGTGGAACAGGTGGCCGTCCTGGGTGACCAGGCCGACCGTCTCACGCAGCGACCGCGCGCTGATCTCCCGCACGTCCACCCCGTTCAGCCGCACCGCACCGGAGTCCACGTCGTACAGCCGCGAAACGAGCTGGGCGATGGTGGATTTCCCGGCGCCGGAGGAGCCGACCAGCGCCACCATCTGTCCCGGCTCGGCCCGCAGCGAGATGTCGTGCAGCACCTCCACGCCGCCGCGGGTGTCGAGCGTGGCGACCTCCTCGAGCGAAGCCAGCGACACCTTGTCCGCCGACGGGTACCCGAAGCGGACCCCGTCGAGTTCGAGATCGACCGGGCCGTCGGGCACGGGGACCGCGCCCGGCGCGTCCTCGATGAGCGGTTTCAGGTCCAGCACCTCGAAGACCCGCTCGAAGCTCACCAGCGCCGCCATGATCTCCATCCGCGCGCTGGCCAACGCCGTGAGCGGGGTGTACAGCCTGGTCAGCAGCAGCGACAGCGCGACGACGGCACCGGCGTCGAGCCGCCCGACCAGCGCGTACCAGCCGCCGAGCCCGTAGACCAAGGCCACCGCCAGCGCCGACACCAGCGTCAGCGAGGTGACGAACACCGTCTGCAGCATGGCGGTGCGCACCCCGATGTCGCGCACCCGCCGCGCCCGCACCGCGAACTCGTCGGACTCCTGCTCGGGGCGGCCGAACAGCTTCACCAGGGTGGCGCCGGGCGCGGAGAACCGCTCGGTCATCTGCGTGCTCATCGCCGCGTTGAGCCGGGCGGCCTCGCGCTGCATGGCGGCGAGCCGGTTGCCCATCCGGCGGGCGGGCAGCACGAACACCGGCAACAGCAGCAGCGCCAGCAGGGTGATCTGCCAGGAGATGCTCACCATCACCGCCAGCGTCAGCGCCAGGGTGACCAGGTTGGTGACCACCCCGGAGAGCGTGTCGCTGAAGGCGCGCTGCGCCCCGATCACATCGTTGTTGAGCCTGCTCACCAGCGCGCCGGTGCGGGTACGGGTGAAGAACGCGACCGGCATCCGCTGCACATGGTCGAACACCGCGCGGCGCAGATCCAGGATCAGACCCTCGCCGATGCGCGCCGACAACCACCGGATCACCAGTCCGAGCCCGGCGTCGGCGACCGCGAGCAGGCCGATGGCCGCGGCCAGCAGCACCACCGTCCGCGGCGGCGAGGCGCCGACGATGCCGTCGACCACCCGGCCCGCCAGCACCGGTGTCGCCACCGCCAGCAGCGCGGCGACCACGCTGAGCAGCAGGAACACCCCGATGCGGCGGCGGTGCGGCGCCGCGAACCGCAGGATGCGTTCGGCGGTGGCGGCACGGAACGGCCGCTGCTCCTCCGGCGCGTTCGCCTGCCGGTACATCTGGCTCCACGCCACCGATTCGATACTCACGTCAGCTCCCTCTCGACCCCGCCCATTCCACTCCTGGCCACCGACACTAAGACCTCAACCAAAGTTCAGGGCAAGACGATTCCGCGACCTTTCGCTGTCCGCCGTGGGCGAACACCGCCACCCCTCGCTCGCTAGGCTGACCGGGATGACCGAGGAACGGCTCCTGGCTGCGCTGCGCGCCCGGCTCGACGGCGAGGTCGACGCCTCCGAGCGGCGCCGCGCCGAGTACTCCTCCGATGCCTCCAACTACCGGGTGCCGCCGGCCGCGGTGGTGTTCCCGCGCAGCGCCGAGGACGTGGCGGCCACCCTCGTGTTCGCCCGGGACAACGGCCTGCCGGTGACCGCCCGCGGCGCGGGCACCTCGGTGGCGGGCAACGCCGTCGGCACCGGACTGGTCCTGGATTTCAGCAGGCATCTGCACCGCGTCCACGCGCTCGATCCGGACGCCGGGATCGCCCGCGTGCAACCCGGCGTGCTGCTGTCGGACCTGCAGCGCGCCGCCCGCCCGCACGGCCTGCGCTTCGGCCCCGACCCCTCCACCCAGAACCGTTGCACCCTCGGCGGCATGATCGGCAACAACGCCTGCGGCCCGCGGGCGGTCGCCTGGGGCCGCACCGCCGACAACGTGCGCGCGCTGCGCGTCCTCGACGGCACCGGCGCCGAACGCGTGCTCGCCGCCGACCCCGCCGCCGTTCCCGGCCTGGCCGACTACACCCGTACGCACCTGGCCCTGCTGCGCACCGAACTCGGCCGCTTCGACCGGCAGGCATCCGGCTACGGCCTGGAACACCTGCTGCCCGAACGCGGTTCGGCCGTGGCGAAGGCGTTCGTCGGTACCGAGGGCACCTGCGGCCTGCTGCTGGACGCCGAACTCGACCTGGTGGCGCTGCCCGGTGCGACCGTGCTGACCGTGCTCGGCTACCCCGACATCGCCACCGCCGCCGACGACGTGGCCGCGGTGCTGTCGTGCGCGCCGATCGCGGTGGAGGGCATCGACGCGGGCCTGGTGGACGTGGTGCGTGCGCATCGGGGCACGGTGCCCGAGCTGCCGCGCGGCGGTGCCTGGCTGTTCGTGGAGACCGGCGGCGCCGACCCCGGGCACGCGCTCGACGCCGCGCGCGGGCTCTGCCGCGCCGCGCACGCGCTGGAATCGCGCATCGTCACCGACCCGGCCGTGGCCGCGACCCTGTGGCGCATCCGGGCCGACGGCGCGGGACTGGCCGGGCGCACCGCCGCCGGGCAACCGGCCTGGCCGGGGTGGGAGGATGCCGCGGTCCCGCCCGACCGTCTCGGGGCCTACCTGCGCGATTTCGCCGCCCTCACCGCCGAGCACCGCGTCGAGGGCCTGCTCTACGGGCATATCGGCGACGGCTGCATCCACGTGCGGCTCGACCTGCCGATCACCGACGCGCCCCGCCGGTTCCGTGACTTCCTGTTCGACGCCGCCGAGTTGGTGGTGCGGTACGGCGGCTCGCTGTCGGGTGAGCACGGCGACGGCCGGGCCCGCTCGGAGTTGCTGCGCGTGATGTACTCCCCCGCCGTGCTCGACGCCTTCGCGGAGTTCAAGGCCCTGTTCGATCCGGACGACGTGCTCAATCCCGGCGTCCTGGTCCGGCCCCGTCCGGTCGACGCCGACCTGCGCCTGGCCGGACTCCCCCCGATGCCACAGGCCGGTGGTTTCGCCTTCCCGCGCGACGACGGCGACCTCTCCACCGCGGTCCATCGCTGCGTCGGGGTCGGCAAGTGCCGCGCCGACACCCGGGCCGCGGGCGGGTTCATGTGCCCGTCGTACCTGGCCACCGGTGACGAGAAGGACACCACCCGCGGCCGGGCCCGGGTGCTGCAAGAGGTGGTGCGCGGAGCGGTGGCGATCGACTCGCCCGCCGTCGCGGAATCGCTCGACCTGTGCCTGTCCTGCAAGGCGTGCAGCGCGGACTGCCCGGCCGGGGTCGACATGGCGACCTACAAGTCCGAGGTGCTGTACCGGCGGTATCGCGGCAGGCTGCGGCCCGCGGACCACTACGCACTCGGCATGCTGCCGCGCTGGCTGGCCGCGGCCACCAGGGCCCCTCGACTCGTCAACGCCCTCGCCGAACGAGACCTGCTGCGCCGCTGGGGACTACGTGCGGCGGGTCTGGATCCGCGCAGGCCGCTGCCGCGATTCGCCCGGCGGAGCTTCCGTCGTGACCACCGGCAACCGCACTCGGCAACCGACCGCCCGGAGGTGATGCTCTGGGTGGACAGCTTCACCGACGCGTTCGCCCCCGAGATCGCGCACGCGGCGGTCACGCTGCTGGAATCCCTCGGCTACCGCGTGCGGATCCCGGCCAGGCGGGTGTGCTGCGGCCTCACCTGGATCAGCACCGGCCAGCTCGACGGCGCGCGGGCGCGGTTGCGCGCCACCCTCGACGCGCTCGACGAGCACGTGCGCGCGGGCGGCACGGTGATCGGGCTCGAACCCTCCTGCACCGCGACCCTGCGCGCCGACCTCCCCGACCTGTTGCCGGACGATCCGCGCGCCGCGCCGACCGCGCGTGCGGTGCGCACCCTGGCCGAATTCCTCCTCGACCACCCCGGCTGGCGGCCACCGGACCGTTCCGGGGTGCAGGTGGTGGTTCAGCCGCACTGTCACCAGCACGCGGTGCTCGGCTTCGCAGCCGATCGCCGGGTGTTAGCCGCCGCGGGCGCGCAGGTGCGGGAGATCAGCGGCTGCTGCGGCCTGGCCGGGAACTTCGGCATGCAGGCCGGCCACTACGACATCTCGGTCGCCATCGCCGACACCGCACTCACGCCCGCGCTGCGGGACGCGCCCGAGGCCGTCTTCCTGGCCGACGGCTTCTCCTGCCGGACCCAGGCCGCCCAGCTGACCGGCCGTCCCGGCCTGCACCTCGCGCAGTTCCTGCTGCCCGGCGATGCGGCCGGAGCTCAGAGACCGAACGGCAGCGTGCCGGGCGGAATCTGATAGCCGGAGCTGCCCGCGGAGACGCCACCCCAGGCGTTGAGCAGCCAGTTGAGCGCGTTGGTGATCATCCGGTACCTCCTCGTGGCGAATGCCAGCTGTTTGCCGATCGCTCGGTTATCGACCACACCGGAACGCTCGTTACGCAACGGTGATCTATATCCGTCATATCGAACGGCTATGGCGGGGTGTCCGCGGCCCGCCGCGCGCCGGGCGCGCACAATGGACCGGTGCGCGAACCGATGGCAACAGCGACCGACCGCGGGCGGGTCAGGACGCTCACCGCGGCGCGGCCCGTCGACCTCGCGCACACCCTCGCTCCGCTGCGGCGCGGACCGGGCGACCCCTGCCGGCATCGTGACGCGGCGGGCGGGCACTGGCACGCCTCCCGATTGCGCAGCGGTGCGGTGACCTACCGCCTGGTGCAGGGCGACACCCACACCGTGCACGCGACCGCATGGGGGCCGGGCGCCGAGGAATTCCTCGACGACCTGCCCCGGATGCTCTGCCTGGACGAGGACCTCAGCGGCTTCGCACCCGAGCACCCGCTGGTCCGGGACGCGCACCGGCGCTTCCCCGGCCTGCGGATGCTGCGCACCGGGCGGGTGTTCGAGGCGCTGGTGCCCGCGGTGCTCGAACAGAAGGTGCACACCCGTTCGGCGCGCATGTCGTGGCGAAAGTTGGTGTGCCGCTACGGCGAACCGGCACCGGGCCCCGCGCCCGCCGGCCTGCTGCTGCCCCCCGATGCGGACACCTGGCGCCGGGTGCCGTCCTGGGTGTTCCACCGCGCCAACGTCGGACCGCAGCGCGCGCAGACCATCGTGCGCGCGGCCGCGGTGGCCGACGCGCTGGAGCGCACCGCGGCCGCGGACCCGGCCGAGGCCGCGCGCCTGCTGCAGACGATCCCCGGCATCGGCGTGTGGACCGCCGCCGAGATCGCCCAGCGCGCCTTCGGCGACGCCGACGCTCTCTCGGTCGGCGATTACCACCTGGCCGCGATCATCGGCTGGACGCTGCTCGGTCGCCCCCTCGACGACGACGGCATGGTCGAGTATCTGGAACCGCTACGGCCGCACCGTTATCGGGTGGTGCGATTGCTGGAGGTGAGCGGGCACGCCAGGAAACCGAAGTTCGGGCCGCGCACGCCGCTCACCGATCACAGCTGGCACTGATGCGCTGAGTTCAACCGGCGCTGATGCGCTGAGTTCAACCGGCGCCGGGGTGCTGAACTCGACTGGTACTGCGGCGCTGAACTCACCCGGCGCCGGGGTGCCGCCGCGCGGGCGGTGGCCGGACACCCCTCACGATCCGACTGCGAACCGTGCAGCGAGGGGGCGAGTCATCGGACCCGCGCGGCGGCGAGCGGCATCAGATGCGGAGCGCGCGCTCGTCGAGCACGCATTTGCCCGCCTCGACCAGGGTCGCCCTGGCCCGTCTGCGCACCAGGCAGCGGTCGACGGTGCAATCCAGGTGGAGTTGCATCGCCGAATGTGCTTGCGCGGTGGTCATCACGCCGGGATCGCTGCCGCAACTGAGCAGCCCGGCCGTCCACATTCCCTGGTTCGCGATCTGCATCAGGCCACCGCCGCATCTCGGATCACCGGCGGCGACGCTATGACATCCACAGCCATGACTCCTCGGGCTCATCCCCGCACGCGGGGAACGGTTTTCACGG
This sequence is a window from Nocardia farcinica. Protein-coding genes within it:
- a CDS encoding ABC transporter ATP-binding protein codes for the protein MSIESVAWSQMYRQANAPEEQRPFRAATAERILRFAAPHRRRIGVFLLLSVVAALLAVATPVLAGRVVDGIVGASPPRTVVLLAAAIGLLAVADAGLGLVIRWLSARIGEGLILDLRRAVFDHVQRMPVAFFTRTRTGALVSRLNNDVIGAQRAFSDTLSGVVTNLVTLALTLAVMVSISWQITLLALLLLPVFVLPARRMGNRLAAMQREAARLNAAMSTQMTERFSAPGATLVKLFGRPEQESDEFAVRARRVRDIGVRTAMLQTVFVTSLTLVSALAVALVYGLGGWYALVGRLDAGAVVALSLLLTRLYTPLTALASARMEIMAALVSFERVFEVLDLKPLIEDAPGAVPVPDGPVDLELDGVRFGYPSADKVSLASLEEVATLDTRGGVEVLHDISLRAEPGQMVALVGSSGAGKSTIAQLVSRLYDVDSGAVRLNGVDVREISARSLRETVGLVTQDGHLFHDTIRANLLLARPEADEAELWDALRRARLADLVESLADGLDTVVGERGYRLSGGERQRLTIARLLLKQPRLVILDEATASLDSTSEAAVQEALTEALDGRTALVIAHRLSTIRAADKIVVLEHGRIVEQGTHTELLAADGRYAQLYRTQFADPVELAA
- a CDS encoding DUF397 domain-containing protein, with the translated sequence MNGKPSPAQWFKSTFSQSTECVEVAFLEDGAVGVRHSKNPTGPALTFTASEWRAFLAGVRAGEFDRG
- a CDS encoding DNA-3-methyladenine glycosylase family protein, with amino-acid sequence MATATDRGRVRTLTAARPVDLAHTLAPLRRGPGDPCRHRDAAGGHWHASRLRSGAVTYRLVQGDTHTVHATAWGPGAEEFLDDLPRMLCLDEDLSGFAPEHPLVRDAHRRFPGLRMLRTGRVFEALVPAVLEQKVHTRSARMSWRKLVCRYGEPAPGPAPAGLLLPPDADTWRRVPSWVFHRANVGPQRAQTIVRAAAVADALERTAAADPAEAARLLQTIPGIGVWTAAEIAQRAFGDADALSVGDYHLAAIIGWTLLGRPLDDDGMVEYLEPLRPHRYRVVRLLEVSGHARKPKFGPRTPLTDHSWH
- a CDS encoding oxidoreductase produces the protein MEFRAMVAHESDSGIVLTRQELDENFLGQGAVTIKVHFSSANYKDALAITPGGGVVRKYPIIPGIDLTGEVVSSDSAEFAPGDQVVAHGYDIGVAHHGGFAEYARVPAEWVVKLDGLSTRDAAAIGTAGFTAALSVQALLDRGLTPDDGAILVTGATGGVGSVAVDILSGLGFEVIASTGKTDAGDLLSEIGANEVIGRLPEDPDAKLRPLSKARWAGAVDSVGGRSLAYILSSIGYGGTVAASGLTGGPELPATVMPFILRGVALIGIDSVAYPIEKRRALWSRLTTDFRPRHLTQLENHAPVTDAERVLHAIKNGTHSGRTVLGVAGEF
- a CDS encoding TetR/AcrR family transcriptional regulator, which gives rise to MKIRDRLLLAAEREFAEHGALDATLARIREAAGASVGALYHHFPDKADLYRQVWAHALVDYQHRFWAAVGESVDARTGVTEGVRAHLRWVTENRSRATILLSARPPGVRESESNRTFLADVNRWWRTHARYGAVRALDFDVLYALWLGPAQEYSRQWLGGAVPVAPTEIADELAAAAWQVLAGPAHPTQEGTR
- a CDS encoding DNA polymerase IV, producing the protein MARWLLHVDLDQFQAAVEFRRHPELRGRPVIVGGNGDPQEPRKVVTCASYPARAYGVRAGMPLRAAARKCPDGVFLPLDMAAYEEASDEVMAVLRTFPGTVEVWGWDEAFLAADTDDPELLAREIRGAIAELDLGCAIGIGDNKLTAKLATGFAKSAGKSSAAPVDDPGAATGTFRLTAANWTEVMGHRPTAALWGIGNRIAARLAGLGIETVADLMAADRHRLAAEFGPSTGPYLWVLGHGRGDTEVSSEPRVPVGRSRSETFPRDLTDPAEIRAQVARIATAVAEEMAEAGRITVRVSVTVRTKTFFTRSKQTKLPEPTADVATITEAALRVIDRFELDRPVRLLGVRLEFAP
- a CDS encoding FAD-binding and (Fe-S)-binding domain-containing protein; the protein is MTEERLLAALRARLDGEVDASERRRAEYSSDASNYRVPPAAVVFPRSAEDVAATLVFARDNGLPVTARGAGTSVAGNAVGTGLVLDFSRHLHRVHALDPDAGIARVQPGVLLSDLQRAARPHGLRFGPDPSTQNRCTLGGMIGNNACGPRAVAWGRTADNVRALRVLDGTGAERVLAADPAAVPGLADYTRTHLALLRTELGRFDRQASGYGLEHLLPERGSAVAKAFVGTEGTCGLLLDAELDLVALPGATVLTVLGYPDIATAADDVAAVLSCAPIAVEGIDAGLVDVVRAHRGTVPELPRGGAWLFVETGGADPGHALDAARGLCRAAHALESRIVTDPAVAATLWRIRADGAGLAGRTAAGQPAWPGWEDAAVPPDRLGAYLRDFAALTAEHRVEGLLYGHIGDGCIHVRLDLPITDAPRRFRDFLFDAAELVVRYGGSLSGEHGDGRARSELLRVMYSPAVLDAFAEFKALFDPDDVLNPGVLVRPRPVDADLRLAGLPPMPQAGGFAFPRDDGDLSTAVHRCVGVGKCRADTRAAGGFMCPSYLATGDEKDTTRGRARVLQEVVRGAVAIDSPAVAESLDLCLSCKACSADCPAGVDMATYKSEVLYRRYRGRLRPADHYALGMLPRWLAAATRAPRLVNALAERDLLRRWGLRAAGLDPRRPLPRFARRSFRRDHRQPHSATDRPEVMLWVDSFTDAFAPEIAHAAVTLLESLGYRVRIPARRVCCGLTWISTGQLDGARARLRATLDALDEHVRAGGTVIGLEPSCTATLRADLPDLLPDDPRAAPTARAVRTLAEFLLDHPGWRPPDRSGVQVVVQPHCHQHAVLGFAADRRVLAAAGAQVREISGCCGLAGNFGMQAGHYDISVAIADTALTPALRDAPEAVFLADGFSCRTQAAQLTGRPGLHLAQFLLPGDAAGAQRPNGSVPGGI